In Rhodanobacter denitrificans, the sequence GCTTGTTCAGCCTTGTCCGTAGGCTCGCGAATCCAGCGACGTATTTGAAGCTCGCGCGCCTCTTCGCGGTACACGTGAATTTTTTCCGCCACGTCAATGGGTAACGATACCGTCCTACCTCTCCGGGCTACGTCACTCGTTGGTGTGGTTTTGCCTCCTTTGACACCTCTTTTGATAAAGAAATGAACGCGCTCGGCGACAATCTTCCAACGCGTGCGTGGAGGAAGGGTATCTACCTCCATCGAGTTCACCTCGTTGATCCTCATTCCACTCGTAGTAATGACCTCAGCCATCAAGGCCTTGATCGGGCTACGATGACGCATGGCGCTTAGCCACGTCTTGACTTCACCGGGAGTAGGTAGAGCCAGCTCCCGACTCGGTACTACATCGAGACTCCCTATCCGCGAAACAACGCTATGCGACCGTTTATGCGCACCATCACCATTGCGGTGCCAAATGGTGGTTTCCCGCGTCATTATCTCAAAAGCAGACCTCATTGGCTTTCCGTCGTCTCGTTCAGGTACTAACGAAAGCCACGTTAGGAAGTAACAAGCTTCTGCCACATAAAGGTTGATCGTAACGTTAGCCAGAGGCCTGCCGCTGCTGGAAAGCACACCGCTCACAAGGCCGTCCTGCCATTTACAAACATCGCCGTACGACATAGTTGCGAGATTTAGGGGCTCCCCTCGAGGAAACCCGCGCTCAACCCAGGCAACAAATTCCCGCATGCGGCGTGCAAGCGCCATGCAACTTGCCTCAGTCTGAAATGCCCTCCTGGGTTCGGCTGGCGTACCGTTCGTTCCCATCCTGAGCGGCCACTCACAAAGCGCGCGGGCTCGAATGTAACGGTTTTCAAGCGCGGGATAGCTACCGTCCTCGCGAACAAGGAACGGAACATGAGCAACTGCCGGGTAGCCAGCTTCTATAAGTCGGTTTGAATTCGGACGGACGACGCGCAAAGGCACGGAGGGATACTCATGTAGTTCTGGCAACTGTAACTTGAGAGAACTGTCAGCGCCCCGTCGCGACACGATTTGATGGGCATGCAGAAAATGTCCTGCCCGGCCTCCAGCAGGTGGGTGGCGAAGGAGTGGCGCAGGGTATGGCAGGTGGCCGGCTTGACGATGCCGGCCTTGAGCCGCGCGTTGCGTACGGCGCGCTGGAGGCCGGCCTCGTCCACGTGATGGCGCCGCCGCTCGCCATCACGCGGATCGCGCGACAGCTGGTCCGACGGAAACACATACTGCCAGCCCGGCTCGCGCGGCGCCGACGGATACTTGCGCGCCAGCGCATGCGGCAGCCACACCGCGCCCAGGCCCGCTGCCAGATCCTGCTGGTGGACCAGGCGCACCCGCTCCAGCTGCGCCTGCAGTGCTTCATGCAGGCGCCGCGGCAACGGCACATGCCGATCCTTGCCGCCCTTGCCGTCGCGCACGCAAATCTGGTTGAGCTCGAAATCCACGTCCTTCACGCGTAACCGCACGCATTCCATCAGCCGCATGCCCGAGCCGTACAACAGCGAGGCCATCAGGCCGAAGCGGCCATCCAGCATCGCCAGCAGCCGGTTCACCTCGTCCCGCGAGAGCACCACCGGCACCCGCTGCGGCCGCTTCGCCCGCACCACCGTCTCCATCCACGGCAACTCGATCGACAACACCTCCTTGTACAGAAACAACAGCGCCGACAGCGCCTGGTTCTGCGTGCCGGCCGCCACCTTGCCCTCGACGGCCAACGTACTCAGAAAGCCCTCGACCTCCGCCACCCCCATGTCGCGCGGATGCCGCTTGCCATGGGCCAGGATGAACCGCCGAATCCAGCCCACATACGCGCGCTCCGTCCGCAAGCTGTAATGCTTCAAGCGCAACCGCGCACGCACCTGATCCAGCAACCGCGGCGTTTTTTCCCCCGTTACACCCTCACTTTCACCCGGGTAACTCATACACCCTCAAAAGTCGCTGATAACAACGGCAGCATGCCCGCCCACCACGCACAGGGCATCCGTGCAAGGCCATGATCCGATGTAGGAATCCGCCGCTTGTGCGGTCAGGAGCGGCGCCGCATACTCGGCGCAACACCCCACTTTTGGGGTCTACTTAGCGTTAGAGCTCAATCGACGGAACGCCACATGCGGATGCATCGCTACCGAGGTAAGGAGAACGGCCTGATGATCATCGGCACTGCAAGCGAGCTTCGCGCATTGGGGCAGTCGCTCATTGCCGCTGCAGAGAACCCCCCAGCGACCTTAGTTGAAGACTGGCCGCCAGAGGTTGCCGAGGTAGCCATAGAAGCTGCCTCAGAGTTCTCGTTTTCGTTTCATCTCGAAGCGCCCGGTTCGTCTACACCCAAGAGCAATTTTCCTTGAGCAGTCATGCGCATCAAGCATGGCGCTCTAACCAGTCATTCGAGGCGGACGGCTTCGCCGCCGCTCAATTCCAGCGTTATGCGGCAGTCCTATCCTTCAGGGATCCATGGAGAAAGAGTAATGGCACAATTGTTAGCAGGCAGCGCGGAACGTAATGCTGCAAAAGTTGTTGGATTGCTATACCTGCCGGCCTTCTTTTTGTTAGCCGTTGCCAATTTTGGTGTCTTGGAGCCAATTATTGGTAGTGGTGACCCCAGCCATATTGCCCAGAGTATTCTTTCCAACCAAACGAATTTTCGTCTTGCCTCCATGGGCATCCTCCTCTATGGAGGCAGCACCCTAATCATAAGTGTGGCCATTTACATCATTCTTCGCCCCGTCAATCAAATTCTTTCGCTACTGGCACTCTTGGGCAGGGTGGTGAACGGTTTGATCTGGATTCTTGTTGTCATGAATTTATTCACGGCTATAAGAATACTAGTTCAGCCAGAATATTCGGAACTTCTGCCGAATCAGCAACAAATTCTTGCGCGGCTTTTTTTGTCAGGTTTTGATCAGTATTACGTCGGCCTGTTGTTTTGGTCGGCAAGTGCAACGATAGGCGCGTTCTTGTGGCTTAAATCAGGCCTTGTCCCACGAGCAATTGCCATCTTTGGGATTATCTCAAGTGCTTGGTGTGCTGCTTGCAGCCTTACTCTACTTGTCGATCCTACCTTCTCAAAAATAGTCAATCTATGGCTATTCGACACGCCGATGGTACTCTTCGAGATAGTTCTTAGCTTCTTGCTTTTGGTTCGCGCCATGCGTTCGAAACCCATGGCAACAGCTGCATAACAATTCATTCAAGCCGACGCCGCTTCGCGGCGCGGCTTAATTCAGGCGTTAGCCTCTATGCGCACACTATTCGCTTTTCTACTGCTCGCCGCTTGCAGCCAAGCGGCGGCGACTTCATGCGATGCGGTGAGCCATGCACTCACCAACGCCCAAAGGGTTGCCTGGGCTCCCGTGTTGGCCAAAGAGCTAAGGGTTAGTTCGGCTTCGGTAAACCAATCGTTCGCTCTTGCAGACTGGCACATCATCCATGTCGAAACTCCTGACACAGATTCGCCATTCCTTTTCTTCCACGGCGACCCACTCAGCACTCACTTTGTCACTTTGTGGGCCGGTGCTGCCCGTTCGGAAGAGGAGGGCGCCATCAAAGCTTGGGTCATCAAAAATGCGCCAGGTATCCCTGAGCCACTCGCAGCTTGTTTTGCGTGGCACGTCACCAAGGTACGTAACCGGTAAACTCGGCTAACAACTCGTTCAAGGCGGACGG encodes:
- a CDS encoding integron integrase; amino-acid sequence: MSYPGESEGVTGEKTPRLLDQVRARLRLKHYSLRTERAYVGWIRRFILAHGKRHPRDMGVAEVEGFLSTLAVEGKVAAGTQNQALSALLFLYKEVLSIELPWMETVVRAKRPQRVPVVLSRDEVNRLLAMLDGRFGLMASLLYGSGMRLMECVRLRVKDVDFELNQICVRDGKGGKDRHVPLPRRLHEALQAQLERVRLVHQQDLAAGLGAVWLPHALARKYPSAPREPGWQYVFPSDQLSRDPRDGERRRHHVDEAGLQRAVRNARLKAGIVKPATCHTLRHSFATHLLEAGQDIFCMPIKSCRDGALTVLSSYSCQNYMSIPPCLCASSVRIQTDL
- a CDS encoding DUF4386 domain-containing protein, translated to MRIKHGALTSHSRRTASPPLNSSVMRQSYPSGIHGERVMAQLLAGSAERNAAKVVGLLYLPAFFLLAVANFGVLEPIIGSGDPSHIAQSILSNQTNFRLASMGILLYGGSTLIISVAIYIILRPVNQILSLLALLGRVVNGLIWILVVMNLFTAIRILVQPEYSELLPNQQQILARLFLSGFDQYYVGLLFWSASATIGAFLWLKSGLVPRAIAIFGIISSAWCAACSLTLLVDPTFSKIVNLWLFDTPMVLFEIVLSFLLLVRAMRSKPMATAA